From the genome of Solanum lycopersicum chromosome 12, SLM_r2.1:
ATCCACTTGATTAAATCCTTCCCTGATCTTCATATCTTTCCTTCTTCTGTTATTCTTCTTTGTTTATCTAATATACAATTCTTACTACAAATAATTACGCCTATAATAATCTTAGTTGTTTCATATAAACAGAGCAATCATATTGTTGCACTAAAAGTGCTTTTCAAGAACCAGCTTAAACAGTCTCAAGTTGAGCATCAGCTTCGGCGCGAGGTTGAAATACAAAGCCACCTTCGACATCCAAATATCCTGAGACTTTATGGTTACTTTTATGATCAGGTAGAATTCTACAGTCTAATGCTTTACTTGTTCAGTTTGTGACCTGAGAAGAATTTAGAAGAGACTTATTTTCACATTATTATTGCAGAAACGGGTTTATTTGATTCTGGAATATGCTGCCAAGGGTGAACTCTATAAGGAGCTGCAAAAGTGCAAATATTTTAGTGAAAGGCGTGCTGCAACTGTGAGTTCTTCTCACACTGTTAGACTCTGCCTTAACATTATTGTGGAACCTTGGGATTCCCTgttattcttttccttttaaaattgtTGGGAGTCcagtttctcttctttctttttttccgtTTTGGTTCCATTTTAGGTAGCCTTGAATTGAGTCTGAGCAACTAAAATTATACAGATCTTTAACATGTTATGTCATTTTAATATGCTCTCTAATTTACCTACCATTATTTGATGGATCAAAGTGTTTACGTATTTATTTTGTCATGGGCATGGAACAGTATGTTGCATCATTGGCGCGAGCCCTCATATACTGTCACGGGAAGCATGTAATACATAGAGATATTAAGCCAGAGAACCTTCTGGTTGGTGCACAGGTACTTATTTTGCATTCTGTTGGAGTTTATGCTTGCTGTAAAACGGGGCAGGGTTGTTAAACTGTATTTTTCATGGTTTTCTACTATAGGGTGAACTAAAAATTGCAGACTTTGGTTGGTCGGTACACACCTTCAATCGCAGACGCACTATGTGTGGCACTCTAGACTATTTGCCACCTGAGATGGGTACGCACGTTGTACTTGATGTAACTTAATGTTCTCATGGCCAGATGCAAATAATCTTTTCTCCAAGTTCATCTGTGCTTTTCACATGGCCGCTTGATTTTGTTAAAAGTAAGTCTAACTGAATTACATGAGTGTGATGGTTGATTGCTGAATATTGCAGTGGAAAGTGTGGAGCATGATGCAAATGTGGACATTTGGAGCCTTGGTATTCTCTGCTATGAATTCTTATACGGGGTGCCTCCATTTGAAGCAAAGGAACACTCAGACACATATAGAAGGTAAACTTTCTCTGCAAATGGAAACTAGTAAGAGTTGCTCTTTATACGACGAATGTGAAACTGAAAAGATAGAAGAGAGAAAATGTTCCATTGGTTTTTTATTTAGCTAGTAAAACAAGCAGGCGTAAAAGAAACAATAGAAGAATCATGAGCCGTTTGACCACGAATAAGTTTGAAGGAGATTATTCAACTTCGAACTTGATATAGAATTTGAAGTTTGAAGAACATACTCAACTTCAAACTTGATATAGAATTTGAAGTTTGAAGAACATGTTCTAGGAGTTTCTCAACTCAGCAAACTTCAATTCATGTCTTAAATACTACTTTAGCTCTCAAATTCTCCTCTTCAACTTAAGTTCAAATATTACATTTTCTCGAAACCTCAACCAAATCATGTCCAAACGGCACTAAATGTCGTAGTTTTTGATGACATTACACAGGATTATACAAGTGGATCTAAAATTTCCTTCCAGACCAGTAGTCTCATCAGCTGCAAAGGATCTTATTACACAggttaatttcaaaataattcagCTACTTTTCAGATACGCTACTAACTTGTGTTTCAGCTAGACTAATATTATGTGGCATAGCAGATGCTAGTCAAGGATTCTTCGCAACGTCTGCCCTTGAAGAAGTTACTAGAGCATCCTTGGATTGTACAGAATGCTGATCCTTCTGGTGTTTATAAGGGTTAATGGATACATCTTATTGCAAGTTCCAATCATATACTgcattcttttaaaaaaaatttcaagaagcCTTTGATATATCGATAGGATAAAACATTGTCATTTACAACGAGAGGAATGACTTATAGAGCAGTAATGAAAAACACTTTCATGTAATCACATTGTATGAATACTACTTGCCTATGTTGCTTGAAAATAAGAAGAATTACTTTTCCAACTGTTTATTATGTAGCTAGTATGTCATTTTACCATTTTTTTCTAGGTGTCTCTGTATCTTTCTATGTTAAAGTTAACCTGATTTTAACTGGCAACTCAACACTTCCTGGTTTGTATTATTGTACTTGAGCTGAGGATCGCTCAAAAGCAGCACATGTCGTCAAAAGATAAGGATCAGATCTACGTACAGATATATTTGTTGTTGTCGTCACCTGGGTGAGCTTTTAGTCTAGGTGGGTGCAACTCAAATAAAGATTATGATGTCCCACTCATGTACCCAAAAGGGACAATTGGAAAAATCTGTCTCTACTTCTGATTTTTGCCAAAATCCTTGACTATTTTAAATCTCAAAAGACCATCCAGCAACACAGTTCATCATTTATATGCATAGCAAATGTTCTCActgtttaaatttattacaaaatattttataaaaagctGTCTAATTTCACTTCCAGAAATTAGGAGTTTAGATGAATTAGGCAGAAATATATCTGTTTCTACTGCCAACATCTGATGCAGAAGATCCCAAAACCTTCAACAATTAAGTTCCTAAGACTGTTTTATAAGGCACAATACAATGGTAAGCAGCAAAGCTTCAAAGACAACAAGAGAACCACTGCACAGGCAAATGATTACAACAAAGTTACTTCAGTGTGTCGCGCCAAGTTTTTTATTACTGTATCAGTGACCTGAGTTCTCATGTACATTGTTATCCCCGTCCAATAATTGAGTTTGCGGCTGCTCCTCCTTTTTAATCTCTTCAATGTCTTTCACGCGCAAGAAGCTTGGCTGATTGGTTGACGAAAGAAGACGTGCCCACATCCTGTCAGTTATAACCACCATATTTTGTTTCTCGGTAATACGCTGCAAACAAAAATATCAGTTTAACTTAAACATATACGGTTGTGGTTCAGAATTCAGTGGCTTTAAACCTTCATAGCAAATCAAATGTGCTTTTTTAAGTCTGGAAAAGCCTAACAGAGCTGGTGATGAAAGGAGGTGTTAAATAGAATATGCTTGGACTTGTAACTGTGGTGTAAACCATGGCAATGACAGCTTTGGTTTTCAGCTGTCGAGATGCGCTCTTATTTAACATCATAGAAATGCATCTTTTATCAACAATAGAACAAAATTATCCGCTGACTGGGTTAACATGTCGAATGTCTTTCCTGGAATGAGGAAATCTTGAGAAAAACTAAGCAATGAGTCCAGAGATATGACAGAAGAACTAATCATTAAGTAGAAGAACGAAAGAATTTAAGAAACAGTTGCACCCTTGACCTAAAATGAGAGTTCCCAGCCAGAACCTGATAAAGAAAAGTGCATAACATGCCAGCACGATGTTCTAAAAGGCATTTGTAACTCGTGAGGTGTGCCTTCACATGTGCAGACGTGCTTAGAGAAGAGGCAGCTCCAAATTGTCTCGAGGTAGTCAAATGATATGAAAAACCATTGAAATTTTTGTCATTTACCCATTCTCATGTGTCTTCTGCCTGGGTACTTTCCTCATGCAAAAAGAGGATGTTGAATGGGTAAGTTAACATGGGATGTGTATTAGTAACAAATATCATATGATAATAATTACTTTCGCCTGTCTCAAGCATGAATGGCCTGTGGATCTCAACTACAGTATTACTATTTTTGTCATCTTAAGCTATTTACTTAATAACGGAAAGAAGTACTCATAAAGGATGCCCAAAACCTTGACATTGAGAGGTACATGCATGGAAATTCTCAAGATCATTTCCACTGAAAAGACCAGTCAATGCATAACGACTTACATTGAATGGAATATAAGTCTGGCGACCATTGACAAGTCCTGAGGTGAAACCTGTGTATCCTGCCATTGCTCCATGAACACAACTTTGAGCAAGAAGAGTGCAATATACATTATCAGAGGCATTACTTGGAACAGCACGAATCATGTAAGTCggatctgaaaaaaaaaaagcgaGCAGCTTGATACATGTTGCAACGAATCCACCAATTAAGAGGTTGAAATTTCTTACCTATATATTTAAGAGTAATGGGCATCTTAGTTTTTTTAGCAAAATGATCCTACAAGAAAACAAAGTGGTGAGTATAACAGAATAGAAGACGAAATAGTTCCTCTCTAACTCAACTCAACCATGACATTTCCGTGGACTCTTTAAGAATAACTACACACCATGTTGACAGTTTTAGCCAGAGGTGTAATGTCTTAATACTGACATTGGGAAATGTAAGACTTCAGCAAATTGCTCATCAAGGGTGCTTTGCACCATGAAGTTAGAAAAATTTGCCTCTTTGTAATACCATAAAGCAGAAAGTTCAACAAATATTTGTAGTTACAGCCACTTAATATCATTTACGCCAACACATAAGTCAGTTTTTGATAGATAAGTAGATAGCAGCAatacatttaaatatataaacatagcACTATAATGCGTTAGCTATTTTCTTACCATAACAATGTCTTCATTAGAGGCTATGCCAATTAGTGATGTTCCGGTTATTATTTGGTAAGAGTAATAACGAGGTATAATTTCTTTCATCTTGTTTAAATCCTTTTTAAGTGGATACTACCCTTCTTTCTAGAAATAGTGTAGAAGCTGATGTCATACTCCTTCATTAATTGGATTTAATTTGACACTGATCTGAACGGCGAAGTGGAAACTAACACACTTCCAGACAGACGAACAGAGAGATATTTCTGagttttaacaatatttttgaagGAGAACTTCATGAGTTACAACCATTACCCTGATTTTCTGGGAAATCCACAAACCAACATCCTGAAGAAGCTTGTTACCCGAAGCATCTTGCTCGTTTTTGGCATGTGCATTCTCTTCTGCAAGAAGTTCTTGCCCTGCTCCTTCAGCTATCACAATAACCATGTGCCCATTTTCTTTGAGCCGTTTTTCAATGTATTCGAAGAGTCCGCCATCTCCTTCAAGATAAAATGGAGACTCTGGAATTAGACAGAGATCAACATCTCTGCTCGCCAAAGTGGCATACATTGCGATGAATCCTGCAAAAATATTTCAGAATTTTAAACTAAGCcaggaaaatttaaataagataaGCATTGGAAAAATAACTTTACAAGGCATTGCTACTGAGATCACTGCAAATATTATAAGCTATTCTCCACATCAAAATGATTGACCTAGAGCTTGGATAAGCAAACcttattatttattaccattatcTAGTTTGAATCTACTAAGaagcaataattttttaagagcAAGATTAACCGACACTCTGCAAGATATGTTATGCAGCAGAGATGGACAAAATGCTCTCCATGACTCATGGGAACTTGGAAAAAACTTGTTATAACTAGCCTATTGACTATGGGTTGATAAGATATCAAGGTCAAGGTGCACAATACCACTATAGCGTCCCATTAGCTTCACCACACCAATACCATTTTCAGCACTTTCAGCTTCAACATGAGCTGCATTTATGGCACGTTGAGCCTCCTCTACAGCAGTATCAAAACCAAATGACTTGTCGATAACctgaaaacagaaaaaaaattaattttcacaGAACAGCAGCCATAAATGAAGAGCTCAATTTGGCTTGATCAAATAAGAGATGGTAGTCCCAAGCTGAGGCTTTTGAAGACATCATAACAAGTTTTGTGATGAGGAATACATTTATGTTTCTCATTTGCAAGAAACATCAAACTGTATTTCCTGAGATTATTTAAACCGTTTATAGAATGGAAACACCAAAGAAAAAATCAAGTGGTACTAAAAAGAAGAGACTTACAGGGATATCATTATCAATTGTCTTTGGGATTCCAGCAACAATTACTTTGAGACCACGCCGCCTGATTTCCTGCAAAATGGCAGTAGGATTGTTCTTATAAACTTGCCAGAGGATAACTACTCTTTCACCAACCAAAGTATTGAGAATACCCAAAACAAGGACTATATCATCAGTCATAAATCAGATGCAAAAGGTAAAGCATATAAAAATGGCTGCTTCGTATTACTGgcaaaaaatgatcaaaaagcACCTTGCAACctgatatttaaaaatcatactaAAACCACATGAAAATTTCAAGAGAATAGTAGACCCCTGGAAACTATTAGGTCGATATGCAGAAGACATCAAAGTCGGACAAATTTAGTACAATAAATAGGTATATATACTATTCACGAGCTCAACTGATGTATGCTAAAGGAGGATTAATGATGTAAATATGTAATACAGACTATCACAGACAGCATAGTTCAAGAGACTGTTAAGTGATTATATCACCTCAATGACCTAACAAAAGAATTGGTTTTCAAAACTCTGAGCAGAGTGCTAAAAAGCTCAGCAAGACAATACAATCCATGAGCACCTTGCTGCCTTCAAAATGAAACTATTTGAGCTAGCATCTTTAAGATCTTGAAGCTGGGAGTTCAAGGAAATAACATACCTCGTATATTACAGCTGCTCCTTTCTGAGTTCCATCACCACCAATTATATAAACCTTACAGTAAAAAACACAAGTTATAGCCAGTGGAAATTTATTGAGTGACAAAACCACACTCAAGACATTTTGCAGTGAGATAGAAGATTTGCCTCGGAGGATAGTGACTTCTGGTATAAACAGCAATTTCATCCCTAAAGATCATGTTGTTTGTGACAAAGCTAAAATTCTATTCCTAAACCCCTTTTTTCCCTCTATATTCTTTTCCAGATAAAGTCTTTTGCATGAATACAAACAAGCATGCTAACAGAAGCTCAACTTTCTTTACCCCCAAAGAAGATTTTCATGACCAGTATAGTTCCCTTCTTCATTAATAATCAGTTTTTGCAAAAGGTTGAGAAAATCACAGTTAGAATGGTGAGGGATGAAAACGGAAAAGTATTCTGCCAGTTCCACACCTATTTATTGATGGACAACTATCTCAAAGAAAACTTGTTTATGGACAATCTCGCACTAGAGATACCTGATTAATTCCACGGTCCTGTATGCTGTCAACAATCTTTGTGGTATCATGGCCTCCTCGTGATGATCCAAGAATTGTACCACCACGTTTATGAATGTCATTAACAGTCTTTGGTGTCAAATTGATGATATTCTTGGAATAGAAACCCCTGTAGCCTCCCTTTTGAAAAAGAATTGAAGTATCAGCTGCCAATCAAGTGcaatataaaaattttccaAGAGGAAGATGTGAAAACAGAATAAAAAGCCATATCAATCTCCAATTGTCgaacattaatatttaatagcaAAAAATGGTTCAAAAACAAAACAGCAAAAATAATCTGCTTTACTATCTAAACTTACCACACAAAGCAAATTGGTGTCCTTGTGCTAGATGCTAACTTGAGGTTGAGTTAGACCCAAGGTCTAAGCAAATTGAATTACCATGTTAAGTTTCTTTAAGCATTGTCTATGAATCAATAAGATTCAAGATCTTTTTTATCGATATTATCACCAGAGTCCTCCATCTCACCCCCACCACCTTATAAGTATTCTATTCAGAATTGAAGCAAACTGATGCTGTAGAAACTTGACAAGGATTACAACTTTATATCACTCAAAAGTTCATCTTTCTATCTACCTCATATACGTTGTTGTATTACATTTCCCACAAAGCAGCActtccttctttttttcataGTTGTAATAAGATGGATAGATAATGTCTTCTGATTTTTTGAACTAGCAACCGATTGAGCTAGATTATCATTTCATAGATAGAAGGTCTAACCATAAATGAATGCAAACTCCAGAACTGGCCTATGATTCCTCTGGATTCTACGATTAGTGGATTCAACATGAATACAGAAGCATTATATCTCAATGTTTTGATACAGTCACCATAATTCAACTTCATTCTTTTTCAGTAAGGGAATCCATGAATGGCTCTGTGTACCACAGGCTGAATAATGAAGTATTGAGATAATAGTTTGAGTCTTACAAATTGCTCTAATATTGACTAAAGATATGGTCAAGTTCTTTGAGCACATGATGCAAATCACCTTGGGGGGACTCTGCATGTTGCAAGTCTTCACATAGAGAAGTGGTGCTATTTGATCTAGTCCTACAAAGTCTTTACCTGCTGAAGTTTAATAACTGATCTAATGCCAAAAACATttgcagaaaaaaaaatattcagcAGCCAGCTTTTAAAACTGTGAGAAGTTATGAAATAACATAAGCACATGACTGCACAGCATCCATTGTTCATCAATATGGAATCAAGTACGAACAAATAGTGACTGCACCCCCTTGCAACTAACTGTGCATGTCTCAATCACTTCCCATATGAGGCAGAATGCCTAAACAAGCATTAAAAGTTTGAAGTTCAAACAACTTACATCGATCCCAAAGACTTTGCTGACCCCATACATATAATCAAGGCTATGTACAATCTCTCTGATCACTGTGTTTAGCCCAGGGCACAAACCACCACAAGTTACAATACAAGCACGAACATCATCCGAATTGAAATACACCTGAGCAACAAAGAA
Proteins encoded in this window:
- the LOC101268752 gene encoding ATP-dependent 6-phosphofructokinase 3-like isoform X2 → MDDTVPQKVVVHKDSPRGVHFRRAGPRQKVYFNSDDVRACIVTCGGLCPGLNTVIREIVHSLDYMYGVSKVFGIDGGYRGFYSKNIINLTPKTVNDIHKRGGTILGSSRGGHDTTKIVDSIQDRGINQVYIIGGDGTQKGAAVIYEEIRRRGLKVIVAGIPKTIDNDIPVIDKSFGFDTAVEEAQRAINAAHVEAESAENGIGVVKLMGRYSGFIAMYATLASRDVDLCLIPESPFYLEGDGGLFEYIEKRLKENGHMVIVIAEGAGQELLAEENAHAKNEQDASGNKLLQDVGLWISQKIRDHFAKKTKMPITLKYIDPTYMIRAVPSNASDNVYCTLLAQSCVHGAMAGYTGFTSGLVNGRQTYIPFNRITEKQNMVVITDRMWARLLSSTNQPSFLRVKDIEEIKKEEQPQTQLLDGDNNVHENSGH
- the LOC101243777 gene encoding serine/threonine-protein kinase Aurora-2 encodes the protein MAIAPETQPQQQPKDSSEGAAVDQKRWTLNDFDIGKPLGRGKFGHVYLAREKRSNHIVALKVLFKNQLKQSQVEHQLRREVEIQSHLRHPNILRLYGYFYDQKRVYLILEYAAKGELYKELQKCKYFSERRAATYVASLARALIYCHGKHVIHRDIKPENLLVGAQGELKIADFGWSVHTFNRRRTMCGTLDYLPPEMVESVEHDANVDIWSLGILCYEFLYGVPPFEAKEHSDTYRRIIQVDLKFPSRPVVSSAAKDLITQMLVKDSSQRLPLKKLLEHPWIVQNADPSGVYKG
- the LOC101268752 gene encoding ATP-dependent 6-phosphofructokinase 6-like isoform X1; amino-acid sequence: MGTESNYQMKVVKGDHGYVLEDVPHLTDYIPDLPTHDNPLRSNPAYSVVKQYFVDMDDTVPQKVVVHKDSPRGVHFRRAGPRQKVYFNSDDVRACIVTCGGLCPGLNTVIREIVHSLDYMYGVSKVFGIDGGYRGFYSKNIINLTPKTVNDIHKRGGTILGSSRGGHDTTKIVDSIQDRGINQVYIIGGDGTQKGAAVIYEEIRRRGLKVIVAGIPKTIDNDIPVIDKSFGFDTAVEEAQRAINAAHVEAESAENGIGVVKLMGRYSGFIAMYATLASRDVDLCLIPESPFYLEGDGGLFEYIEKRLKENGHMVIVIAEGAGQELLAEENAHAKNEQDASGNKLLQDVGLWISQKIRDHFAKKTKMPITLKYIDPTYMIRAVPSNASDNVYCTLLAQSCVHGAMAGYTGFTSGLVNGRQTYIPFNRITEKQNMVVITDRMWARLLSSTNQPSFLRVKDIEEIKKEEQPQTQLLDGDNNVHENSGH